Genomic segment of Saccharomycodes ludwigii strain NBRC 1722 chromosome VI, whole genome shotgun sequence:
GGTTTGGGTTCTAGTGGTGCCGCTGTTGTGGCTGGTGTTATGTTAGGTAATGAGGTGGGTCAATTAAACTTTAGTAAGCAACGCATGTTGGACTATTGCCTAATGATTGAGCGTCATCCAGATAATATCTCTGCTGCTATGATGGGTGGTTTTGTTGGCTCATTTTTACGTGATTTAACACCACAAGAAGTGGAAAGAAGAGAAATCCCATTGAGTGAAGTATTAGATACACCAAGTGGTGGCGATGATACCGGTTTAACACCACCTTTACCACCAACTCTCATTAGTAggtttattaaatataactGGAGTGAGCCAATTAGGTGCATTGCTGTTATTCCAAACTTTGAAGTGTCCACTGCGGATTCTAGAGGTGTTTTACCAAAAGCCTATACTGTTCAAGACTTGgtttttaatttacaaAGACTAGCTGTTTTGACCACTGCTTTAACTCAAAATCCGCCTAACCCTGAATTAATCTATGCAGCTATGCAAGATAGAGTCCATCAACCTTATAGGAAAACTTTAATTCCGGGTTTACCTGAAATTTTACAGTCAGTTACTCCAAAGACACATCCAGGTTTGTTAGGTATCTGTTTATCAGGTGCTGGTCCAACCATTTTGGCTCTAGCCACAGACAATTTTGAGGATATAGCTCATGAAATTATTAAtcaattttccaaaaagcATATTTCTTGTAATTGGAAGT
This window contains:
- the THR1 gene encoding homoserine kinase (similar to Saccharomyces cerevisiae YHR025W | THR1 | THReonine requiring), whose translation is MVRKFEIKVPASSANIGPGYDVLGIGLSLYLTLDVSIDPKDVEETNSDPNNCKLTYTPESEGFDSVPLESDKNLITKTALYVLRCNDIRTFPTGTKIIIDNPIPLGRGLGSSGAAVVAGVMLGNEVGQLNFSKQRMLDYCLMIERHPDNISAAMMGGFVGSFLRDLTPQEVERREIPLSEVLDTPSGGDDTGLTPPLPPTLISRFIKYNWSEPIRCIAVIPNFEVSTADSRGVLPKAYTVQDLVFNLQRLAVLTTALTQNPPNPELIYAAMQDRVHQPYRKTLIPGLPEILQSVTPKTHPGLLGICLSGAGPTILALATDNFEDIAHEIINQFSKKHISCNWKLLDVANEGSTVIKK